The stretch of DNA TGCGGCTGGCTTCGTGGCGTCAAGCGTCTGTCGTGCTATTGCTTGGGCTGCGCAGTGAAGAAACGAGGAAACTGAGCATCTAATGTGAGAACGGAACTAGGGAGACTTGTATGAAACACTTTTTGCACATGCTGATCGGTTGCGGCCTGCCGATGCTGCTGATTTTTGTCTTGCCACTATTCGGCGTCAGCGAAGGAATCACGTTGACCGTATTCATCGTCCTGATGCTCGTGTGTCATCTGTTGATGAAGCGAGGACACATGACCGCTCATTCAGAACAACAATCCAAGCATCAGGAGCACCGCCGTGAACAGACTTAGCATTCCCCGATTTGGTTTTGCGGTTGGCGTTGCCTGTGCGATTGCCTACGTGGGTTGCGTTTTCGTGATGCTGTCCGTACCGCAGGATGTGGCGATCCGCTTCTTTAACAGCCTGATGCACGGCGTCGATGTGACGACGATCATGCGGTGGGACATGCCGTGGTGGGAAACAGTCCTCGGCGTAGTCGACATTTTCGCCCTTGGATGGTTGTTCGGAGCCTTGATTGCGGGCTGTTATAACTGCTGTGAAAAGTCAGCTTCAAAGCCCGGTCGCTGACGCGCGGCAGTTTCCCGAGCAGAGTGGTCGCGCAGCAGGCAGCGGCAGCGGGGACTCCTTCCCGTGCAGCTTGGTGCCGTGATACCCTGGCGCGGTATTTGCCAT from Botrimarina mediterranea encodes:
- a CDS encoding DUF5676 family membrane protein, yielding MLSVPQDVAIRFFNSLMHGVDVTTIMRWDMPWWETVLGVVDIFALGWLFGALIAGCYNCCEKSASKPGR